Part of the Sulfuricella denitrificans skB26 genome is shown below.
GCACGCTACGTCCATCTGGATGATGACCTCTCATCCCCGATTACTCCCACCAGCGGGCGCCACCCGCTACCCAGTCCGCAACTTCTGAGCGAAAAGCTGGGGCTATGGGGCGTGGACAGCACCAAACAAGTCGTCGTCTACGATGACAGTTTCGGCTCTATGGCAGTGAGAATGTGGTGGCTGTTGCGCTGGCTAGGCCATGACGCCGTAGCCCTGCTCAACGGCGGTCTACCCATGTGGATGCGCCAGAAATTGCCTGTCACCTCTGATCCGTCCAAAATCCTTCCGTCCCAATTCATTCCCCATCTGCAAAGCTCGATGCAGGCAGACGCTACCGAAGTGGATCAGGCTCGGCAAGATTACAACAGAGTGATTATTGATGCCCGGCCTGAAGATCGCTTCAACGGAGAACGCGAACCGCTGGACAAGGTGGCAGGACATATCCCCGGCTCCATCAACTGGAACTTCGAAGAAAATATCGACTTCGACAGCACCTATCTGCCCGCTGAAGAATTACGCGAAGCTTACCTCAACCTGCTGCACGGCATTCCCCCGCAACAGGTCATCCATGTTTGCGGTTCCGGCGTAACCGCCTGCCACAATATTTTGGCCATGGAAATTGCCGGATTGCCCAGTGGCAAGCTTTACCCCGGCTCATGGAGCGAGTGGATCACCGACTCATCCCGTCCGATCGAAGTCGGCCCTGCAGGAGAATAACATGAGCAAAATACGGATAAAAACCAACTGGTTCAAGAAAGATGGGCTACCGAAGGATCCTGCGGAAACTGCTTCTGTTCTGGCCATGATACTGTGGCGTCTGGCAGACAAGTTCACCATAAATCTGTCAAAAGCAGATTACGACATCATCACGCCTGAACGCGGGTTTGTCCTGATGGCCGAGTTCCTCGCTTTCGAAGTGCAGTACGCCGATCGCCTTGCTTACAATCGCATCGATGACGCAACGCGCACTGGCTTCATCCAGGCGCTGGCCAAGCGATTATCCGAAATGATGGAAGAAAACATTCTCGCAATCGCGCCGAATAACGACGAAGGTTACAATTACAAAGCTGGCTTCATCGACCTGCTCAACCGTCGTCTGGTGGATTACGCCACCTTCGACCTGATTGACGAAAAACCCGGATTCGCCACGTTGCGCTACCTTGGCAACTGCATCCGCGAAGTCATGGACAAGCGTGACCAGCCGTGGATCATCGACCAGATCATGGACATCGAATCGCCGGAAGCGGTCGAGACCATCAAAAAAACGATGCAGGGCCTGCTGGAAACCGAGGAAGAGTAATCCCCCTCCACCCCAAGTAAAAACATCTCCCATCCTATCTGGGATGAGGCGTCATTTATTATGACTGACTCAGCTCGGATCCTGATACTCCCCCTCCAGCAGCTTGGCTTGTGCTGCAGCCAGACGCGCGATCGGCACGCGCGGGCCTGAACAGGACACGTAGCTGAGGCCGATGTGGTGACAGAAGTGGATTGATCCAGGATGTCCGCCATGCTCGCCGCAGATTCCCACCTTGAGATCAGGGTTGGTCTGACGCCCCCTCTCAACCCCCATCTTCATCAGCTGTCCCACTCCTTTAATGTCCAGCACTTCGAACGGGTTGTCCTGAAGAATACCCGTCTCGTTATAGGCTGGCAGGAACTTGTTTTCGGCATCCTCGCGACTGAAGGAAAAAACGGCCTGGGTCAAGTCGTTGGTGCCGAACGAAAAAAATTCCGCTGTCTCCGCCATGCGCCCTGCGCGCACACAGGCTCGCACCACTTCGAGCATGCTGCCGAACTTGAATTTCACGTTGATGCCATGGGTCAGTTCAACCACCTTGTGGATCCGCTGAACGTAACTGTGGATGCGCTTCAGTTCTTCCACCGTGGCCACCTGCGGCACCATAATTTCAGGATATATCTCGACCCCTTCCTTGGCGCATAGGGCGGCGGCTTCGAGGATCGCCTGGATCTGCATCGTATAGATTTCCGGGTAGGTGATCCCCAGTCTCACGCCACGGTGCCCCAGCATTGGATTGACTTCCGCCAGGGCGCGCACTTTCTTCAGGATCGTTTCCTTTTTGCTGATCACATCCTCTTCCAGGTGCGATTCCTTGAAGGTATGCAATCCGCCCATCAGCTTCAGAAGCCCGTCGGAGTATTGCTGATAGAGTTTCGGATTAAGCAGCTTGAGGGTGTCCGGCAGCTCCTCCAAGCCCTTGATAGTGTCGCGCAGCTGGTGCAGGTGAGCGATTTCCAGCTCAAGCTGCGCTGCGGTGGGAAGGAATTCATGCATCGGCGGGTCGAGCAGTCGCACCGTCACCGGCAACCCCTTCATCGCCTTGAAGATGCCCTTGAAGTCAGAACGCTGAATCGGCAGCAGACGATCGAGCGCAGCCTGCCGCTGCTCCGGAGTTTCCGCCAGGATCATTTCCTGCACGATAGGCAGGCGGTCGGTGCCGTTGAACATCCGCTCGGTTCGGCACAAACCAATGCCCATGGCACCAAAACCGCGCGCCTTGGCGGCAGCCTCCGGCGTGTCGGCATTCGCCAGCACCTTGAGACGCGCCACTTCATCTGCCCAGGCGAGCAGGGTGGACATTTCCCCGGAGAACTCGGCCTCTACGGTCGGCACTTCGCCGGCGTAGACATGGCCGGTGCCGCCGTCGATGGTGATAATGTCACCCTCATGCAGCGTGGTTTCACCGATCTGGGCACTGCGCAATTTGTCGTTGATCACGATCTGCTCGCAGCCGGAAACACAGGGCTTGCCCATACCGCGCGCCACCACTGCCGCGTGCGAGGTCTTGCCGCCGCGGCTGGTGAGGATGCCCTGTGCCTGGAAGAAGCCGTGGATGTCTTCCGGCTTGGTTTCCTCGCGCACCAGAATGATTTTTTCGCCCGCACGACCGCGAATTTCAGCACTATCTGCATCGAATACAATCTTGCCCGAAGCCGCGCCAGGCGAAGCCGGCAGGCCTTGTGCCAACGATTTCCCATGGAAATCGGGAGAAAGCTGCGGCACCAGCAACTGCTCCAGCATCGCCGGCTCAGTGCGCAGCAGAGCGCGCTCCTTGCTGATCAGACCTTCATGAAACATTTCCACCGAGGTACGCACCATGGCTCTGGCGTTCATCTTGCCGTTGCGAGTTTGCAGGCAATAGAGCGTTCCTTTCTCGATGGTAAACTCGAAATCCTGCACTTCGTGGTAATGCGACTCCAGGCGGTTATGCAATTCCATCAACTGATTGTAGATATCCGGCATTTCGTCGGCCATCTCGGCGATCGGCTTGGGTGTGCGTATACCCGCCACCACATCCTCACCTTGCGCGTTGGTAAGGTATTCACCGTAGATAAGATTTTCGCCGGTACCGGGGTTACGGGTAAAGCCCACACCTGTTCCTGAATCGTTGCCCATGTTGCCGAACACCATGGTACAGACGTTGACTGCAGTGCCATCAGCCTGGTCTTTAGTAATCCTGAACTGCTTGCGATAGTCCACCGCGCGCTTGCCCGACCAGGAGCGAAAAACTGCCCCCACCGATATTTCCAATTGCTCGTACGGATCTTGGGGGAAAGGCTTGCCGCTATGGCGCTCGACGATGGCAAGAAACTCTTCGGCCAGCGCCTTGAGGTGCGCGGCAGTCAGGTCCACATCCAGCGGTGCACCGTATTTTCTCTTGATCGCTGCCATCCGTTCATCGAAATGTTCGTCGCTGATGCCCAGCGCAATCTTGCCAAACAGTTGAATGAAGCGACGGTAGGCATCGTAAGCAAAACGCTCGTTGCCGGTCTGCCGGATCAGACCCGGCAACGATAACTCATTGAGACCGAGGTTGAGGATGGTGTCCATCATCCCCGGCATCGACATCGCCGAACCGGAACGCACGGACACCAGCAGGGGATTTTCGCCGCTACCGAAGCCCTTGCCGGTCTTCTTTTCCAGCGCCTGCATGCTGTTCCTGATCTCATCCATCAGCCCTTCCGGCAGCTGATTCTTCTCCAGATAAGCCAGACAGGCCTCGGTGGTGATGGTAAAACCCGGCGGCACATTCAGCCCGATTTGCGTCATCTCACACAGATTGGCGCCCTTGCCGCCCAGCAGCATCTTGTTTTTTCCGTCGCCTTCTTCAAATGCGTAGATATATTTTTTTCCGCTCATGGCCGACGCCCCTTAAATTTTTATGGGAATATTGACGAAATAAATGATATCACGGGCACAATAAAAAATGCGTCCCGCAAAAGAACCTTAACAAATTCGTATCAAGAACATGATCGAAACACAACAAGATCCCGTGATCATGAATAACACTTTTATTATATTATTCAATAAATAATAAGCATACAGGGAAGCACACTCACATCAATATTTATCTAACTCATTTATATAACATATCTTTCTGTTAACCGACGTGTCGGAGGCTTACTCCAAAGCGATTCCCTTCCGGAACGTACCGCGCCCCATGAATGAAATAGACCTCGTGCCAATTGCCGCACGCACAGAAACGGGAACGCCTCTGTATTTATAGCGCAGCCTGGATAAACATTTGTTGTTAAGGAGTTTCAGGTTGATTGTTGCAGCGCAAGTATCATAAGCTCGGCCGTATCCTATAATCAGGCATGAGAAATTCGCCTTCGCGAGCCCGTACCGCACCGTCAAGAGAAACCAAAAATCGCCGCCAGGAGGCAGTCATGACTTTCAAACCTTTACAGATGGCTCTATTTACCCTGGGGCTTGGCTCTATCTCAGTAGCGGCGGGGCCAATCTCCGATCGCTGCGCCAATCTTGTTCCCGCCGCCGACCTCTCAGCTTGCAACCTCTCCGGCCGTGCCCTTACCGGAATCGATCTTTCAGGTGCAAAACTTGAAAATGCCAATCTTCGCGGAACTCGACTTGACGGTGCCGATCTGCGCGGCGCCAATCTGAAATGGGCAAACCTCAGTCGTGCCAGACTGCGCAATGCGGATCTCAGGGAAGCGGATCTATTCCATGCCACTTTTGATGAGGCGGATATGAGTGGTGCACGCGTCAACAAAGCCTACCTTTTCGGTGCCAACCTGATTAACACCCGTGCAGCCGGCGCAGACTTCTCCGGCGCCTATCTCAAAGACGTACTCATGGAAGGAATTGACCTGTCGGGTGGTTCACTGGCGGATACCTACATGCTTCGTGGCGTAATGACCGGGGGACGATTCGTGAACACCAACTTCTCCCGCGCTGAAATGACCGGGGCAGGAGCAGAAGATTGTGACTTTACCAATGCCGACTTCTCAGGAACCCGCCTCCTGGGCGCATCGTTACGCGGCAGCCTGTTCAAGAACTCCAAGCTGAAGGACGCCGACTTCTCCAACGCAGATCTGTTCAATACCGTCTTCGATGGCGTCGACGACCTGCCTCCGTCTTTAATGGAGGCAGTTGCCAGCCGACTCGGCTTCAAGCCGGAATGACGGGAAATTAGCTCGAAACCTTGGACGTATGCAGCGCCTCGATCTTCAGGTTGACCGGCTTGCCTTTGCGCGCACGCTTAGCCACCTCGAACTGTGGCACCTCATCGATCGTGCGGCCCCTCCTGACGCCCTTCAGCATTAGCGTATCCTCAAAAACGCCAACGAGCTTCAGGCTATCGCCCTTCTCCAGACCCATCAGAATCACTCCGCGGCCCTTCGGCATTTGCTTGACCTCGCCCAGAGGAAACACCAGCAGCTTATCGCTGCTCGACACGCAAGCTACGTAACGTGGGACACCTTTTTGCATCTTGACCGGAGGCAATACCTGCTCTCCTTCCTCCAGCGTCATCAACAGCTTGCCGCCCTTCTGGCGCGAAGCCATGTCGGCGATTGTGGCGACAAAACCGTATCCGCCGGAATTCGACAGCAGCACCTGGTCTTCCTGTTGCCCGGTCATCATGCTGACGATCTTCGTACCGGGCTGCAGGCCCACCACAGAACCCGCGGGCACGCCGTCGCCTTTGCCTCCGGGAATCTGCGAAGCCGTGATGGTATAGGCGCGTCCGTCCGAGCCGAGCAGGAGCACCGCATCGGGAGAGCGGCACTCGATCGCGACAAACAGCTTGTCTCCCTCCTTGAAGGAAAGCGTGGCCAGGTCGATGCCGTGCCCCTGGCGCTGGCGCAGCCAGCCCTTCTCGGACAGGATGACGGTCACCGGTTCATCCAGTACGGCGGCTTCGGACAGCGAAGCGCGCCTTTCCGGCTGGATCAGGGTGCGCCGGTCGTCGCCAAATTTCTTGGTATCCTCACGAATCTCCCTGGCAACCAGGGATTTCATCCGGGCAGGGCTGGCCAGCAAGGATTCCAGCTTGCTACGTTCCTTCATCAGCTCGGCAATTTCCTGCTCGATCTTGATACCTTCCAGGCGCGACAACTGGCGCAGGCGGATTTCCAGAATGTCGTCGGCCTGCCGCTCTGACAATGAATAGCGGGCGATCAAGGCGGGCTTCGGCTCGTCGGACTCACGAATCAGCCGGATCACCTCGTCGATGTTCAGGAAAACGATGTGCCGCCCTTCCAGGATATGGACGCGGTCATTGACCTTGCCGAGGCGGTGGCCGAGACGCTTTTCCACCGTCGCAATTCTGAACTGGCACCATTCCGAGAAAATCGTAAACAGCGATTTCTGCATCGGGTTGCCATCCAGCCCAACCTGGACAAGGTTAAACGAGACCGTGGTTTCCAGGCTGGTGTAGGCGAGCAGGGTACGGGCGAATTCGTCGCGGTCGATGCGCGAGCTCTTCGGCCCGAACACGATGCGCACCGACTGCTCCTTGTCCGATTCGTCACGTGCCGTATCGAGCAGCGAGAGCAGTAAAGTCTTGGTCTGCATCTGCCCTTGATCGACGGCCTTCTTGCCGAGCTTGGGCTGCGGGTTGGTCAGCGTTTCGATTTCCGACAGCACTTTAGCCGCCGAAGCACCTGGCGGCAACTCCGTGATCACCAGCTGCCATTGCCCGCGTGCCATCTCCTCGAAGACATAGCGCGCGCGCACCGCGATCGAGCCGCGGCCGCTGGTGTAGGCATTGCGGATTTCCTGCGGGCTGGAAAGGATCTGACCGCCGCCGGGGAAATCCGGGCCAGGGATCATGTCCAGCATCTGCGCTTCGGTAAATGAAGGCGACTCGATCATCGTCGCCGCCACCTCGCACACCTCGCGCAGGTTATGCGGTGGCACCTCGGTGGCGATTCCGACACCGATGCCGGATGCGCCGTTGAGCAGCAGGAAAGGCAGGCGCGCCGGCAACACCACAGGTTCCTCGAAAGAGCCATCGTAGTTCTGGCGGAAGGCGACCGTACCGTGATCCAGTTCGCCCAGCAAAAGCTGCGCGATCGGTGTCAGCCGCACCTCGGTATATCGCATCGCTGCGGCCGAATCGCCGTCCAGGCTGCCGAAGTTGCCCTGACCGTCGATCAGCGGATAGCGTAGCGAGAAATCCTGCGCCATCCGCACTGCCGCCTCATACACCGCACTGTCGCCGTGCGGGTGGTACTTACCGATCACGTCGCCGACGATGCGCGCCGATTTCTTGTGCGGCTTGTCCCACTCGTTGCCCATCTCGCGCATGGCATAGAGAATGCGTCGCTGCACCGGCTTCTGGCCGTCGCGCACATCGGGAATGGCACGCGACTTGGACACCGCCATCGCATAGGCGAGATAGGCAGCCTTGGCATAGTCCGCCAGATCGTCCTGTGGTGGTTCGGCAGCAGGGGGTTCAGGTGGCGACTCAGGCGGCTCTGGGGGGTGTCCGGCTAGCGCCATATCTTCATCCGGCAACACTTCCAGTTGTTCGAAAAGATCGGGGGTATTGATATCGATTACGTCTTTCATCTTACTCATCCGCCTCCACCAGATGTCCCGCTTCTTCCATCCATGCTCGCCTTGAAGCGGCCTCGGATTTGGCCATCAGCTTGTTGAAAACTTCCCGGACGTAGCCGGTGAAATCGTCCGTGCGCAAAGTCAGCAGGCGACGCGCATCGGGGTTGAGGGTGGTCTCCCACAACTGCACCGGGTTCATTTCCCCCAGACCCTTGAAGCGCGAGACTTGCCACGCGCCCTCACGCACCTTGTCGGCGCGCAGGCGGTCGAGCGTGCCTTCCAGTTCGCCATCGTCGAGGCAGTAAAACTTGCGCGCCGGCTTGTTCTTGCCCTGCGCCGGCACGTCCACCCGGTACAGTGGCGGCTGCGCGACGCACACCCGTCCGGCGCGGATCAGGGCGGGGAAGTGGCGGTAGAACAGGGTCAGCAGCAGAACCTGGATATGGCTCCCGTCCACGTCCGCGTCGGCCAGGATGATGACACGGGCGTAGCGCAGGTTGGACATGTCCGGGGTGTCATCCGGCGCGTGCGGGTCAACGCCGAGCGCCACGGCGATGTTGTGGATTTCGTTGTTGGCGTAGATACGATCAGCTTCGTGCTCCCAGGTATTGAGCACCTTAC
Proteins encoded:
- a CDS encoding sulfurtransferase, producing the protein MKATTLVSIEELAQHLDDPSWIVFDCRFTLTDPEAGRRAYVHGHIPGARYVHLDDDLSSPITPTSGRHPLPSPQLLSEKLGLWGVDSTKQVVVYDDSFGSMAVRMWWLLRWLGHDAVALLNGGLPMWMRQKLPVTSDPSKILPSQFIPHLQSSMQADATEVDQARQDYNRVIIDARPEDRFNGEREPLDKVAGHIPGSINWNFEENIDFDSTYLPAEELREAYLNLLHGIPPQQVIHVCGSGVTACHNILAMEIAGLPSGKLYPGSWSEWITDSSRPIEVGPAGE
- the ppdK gene encoding pyruvate, phosphate dikinase gives rise to the protein MSGKKYIYAFEEGDGKNKMLLGGKGANLCEMTQIGLNVPPGFTITTEACLAYLEKNQLPEGLMDEIRNSMQALEKKTGKGFGSGENPLLVSVRSGSAMSMPGMMDTILNLGLNELSLPGLIRQTGNERFAYDAYRRFIQLFGKIALGISDEHFDERMAAIKRKYGAPLDVDLTAAHLKALAEEFLAIVERHSGKPFPQDPYEQLEISVGAVFRSWSGKRAVDYRKQFRITKDQADGTAVNVCTMVFGNMGNDSGTGVGFTRNPGTGENLIYGEYLTNAQGEDVVAGIRTPKPIAEMADEMPDIYNQLMELHNRLESHYHEVQDFEFTIEKGTLYCLQTRNGKMNARAMVRTSVEMFHEGLISKERALLRTEPAMLEQLLVPQLSPDFHGKSLAQGLPASPGAASGKIVFDADSAEIRGRAGEKIILVREETKPEDIHGFFQAQGILTSRGGKTSHAAVVARGMGKPCVSGCEQIVINDKLRSAQIGETTLHEGDIITIDGGTGHVYAGEVPTVEAEFSGEMSTLLAWADEVARLKVLANADTPEAAAKARGFGAMGIGLCRTERMFNGTDRLPIVQEMILAETPEQRQAALDRLLPIQRSDFKGIFKAMKGLPVTVRLLDPPMHEFLPTAAQLELEIAHLHQLRDTIKGLEELPDTLKLLNPKLYQQYSDGLLKLMGGLHTFKESHLEEDVISKKETILKKVRALAEVNPMLGHRGVRLGITYPEIYTMQIQAILEAAALCAKEGVEIYPEIMVPQVATVEELKRIHSYVQRIHKVVELTHGINVKFKFGSMLEVVRACVRAGRMAETAEFFSFGTNDLTQAVFSFSREDAENKFLPAYNETGILQDNPFEVLDIKGVGQLMKMGVERGRQTNPDLKVGICGEHGGHPGSIHFCHHIGLSYVSCSGPRVPIARLAAAQAKLLEGEYQDPS
- a CDS encoding pentapeptide repeat-containing protein encodes the protein MTFKPLQMALFTLGLGSISVAAGPISDRCANLVPAADLSACNLSGRALTGIDLSGAKLENANLRGTRLDGADLRGANLKWANLSRARLRNADLREADLFHATFDEADMSGARVNKAYLFGANLINTRAAGADFSGAYLKDVLMEGIDLSGGSLADTYMLRGVMTGGRFVNTNFSRAEMTGAGAEDCDFTNADFSGTRLLGASLRGSLFKNSKLKDADFSNADLFNTVFDGVDDLPPSLMEAVASRLGFKPE
- the parC gene encoding DNA topoisomerase IV subunit A, which produces MSKMKDVIDINTPDLFEQLEVLPDEDMALAGHPPEPPESPPEPPAAEPPQDDLADYAKAAYLAYAMAVSKSRAIPDVRDGQKPVQRRILYAMREMGNEWDKPHKKSARIVGDVIGKYHPHGDSAVYEAAVRMAQDFSLRYPLIDGQGNFGSLDGDSAAAMRYTEVRLTPIAQLLLGELDHGTVAFRQNYDGSFEEPVVLPARLPFLLLNGASGIGVGIATEVPPHNLREVCEVAATMIESPSFTEAQMLDMIPGPDFPGGGQILSSPQEIRNAYTSGRGSIAVRARYVFEEMARGQWQLVITELPPGASAAKVLSEIETLTNPQPKLGKKAVDQGQMQTKTLLLSLLDTARDESDKEQSVRIVFGPKSSRIDRDEFARTLLAYTSLETTVSFNLVQVGLDGNPMQKSLFTIFSEWCQFRIATVEKRLGHRLGKVNDRVHILEGRHIVFLNIDEVIRLIRESDEPKPALIARYSLSERQADDILEIRLRQLSRLEGIKIEQEIAELMKERSKLESLLASPARMKSLVAREIREDTKKFGDDRRTLIQPERRASLSEAAVLDEPVTVILSEKGWLRQRQGHGIDLATLSFKEGDKLFVAIECRSPDAVLLLGSDGRAYTITASQIPGGKGDGVPAGSVVGLQPGTKIVSMMTGQQEDQVLLSNSGGYGFVATIADMASRQKGGKLLMTLEEGEQVLPPVKMQKGVPRYVACVSSSDKLLVFPLGEVKQMPKGRGVILMGLEKGDSLKLVGVFEDTLMLKGVRRGRTIDEVPQFEVAKRARKGKPVNLKIEALHTSKVSS